The genomic interval GTGCATCGCATGCAGCTTGCGGGTTTTGTTGGTAGTCCAGCATGCGCACCAGTGTTTGCATGTGACCTTGTGGTTGCATGTTGGCGCCCATCACGCCGTAGCTCATCACGGGCTGACCGTCTTTGCTGAGGAAGGCTGGGATGATGGTGTGGAAGGGTCGCTTGCCAGGTGCTACCAAATTGGCGGGGTTCAAACCCTGCGCGTTCAAGCTGAAACCGTGGCCACGGTTTTGCAAGCTGATGCCAAAGTTGGGCTCCACACAGCCAGAGCCAAAACCCATGTAATTGCTTTGGATGAAGCTGACCATCATGCCGTTTTCATCCGCCGTGCTGAGATAAATTGTGCCGCCCTTCACTGGGTTGCCTGCACCAAAGTCTTGGGCACGGTTCATATCGATCAATCGAGCGCGGCTCTTGAGATAAGACGGGTCCAGCATTTGCGCTGGCGTGACTTCCATCGCGCTGGGCTCAGCGACGTAGCGGTACACATCGGCAAATGCCAGCTTCATGGCTTCGATTTGCAAATGTTGTGAATCCACGCCATCGACCTGCAAGCTGGCGATGTCAAAGTTCTCCAGAATGCCCAAAGCGATAAGTGCCGCGATGCCTTGCCCGTTGGGTGGAATTTCGTGCAGCGTATAGCCACGGTAGTTTTGCGCAATCGGTGTGACCCATTCGGCTTTGTAGTTGGCAAAGTCGCGGGCAGTGATGCTGCCACCGTGTTCGGTAGAGAACTGTTCAATCGCGTGCGCAATCTCACCACCATAAAACGCTTGGCCTTTGCTTTTTGCAATTGCACGCAAGCCCTTGGCTGCGGCAGGGAACGTGAACAATTCACCCACGTTGGGCGCGCGACCCCATGGCAAAAAGTTTTGGGCAAAACCGGGCTGGTTTTGTAACTCCGGTGTGGCGGCGGCCCACTTTTGTTGCACCACCACGGGCAACAAATAACCGCGCTCCGCAATTTCAATGGCGGGCTGCATCAAGTCTTCAAACGGCAACTTCCCAAACCGCTCACTCATCGCCACCCACGAGGCCACCGCACCGGGTACGGTGACCGAATCTATGCCGCGCTTGGGCGGCGTCTTGGCGTCGTCACCGTATTTGCGTTTGAAGTACTCGGGCGTCCAGGTTTGCGGTGCGTGGCCCGAGGCGTTCAGCCCATGGAGTTCTTTGCCATCCCACAAGATGCAAAACGCGTCTGAGCCCAAGCCACAACTCACGGGCTCGGTCAGTGTGATAGCCGCTGCAGCCGCAATGGCTGCGTCCACGGCATTGCCGCCTTGCCACAGCATGCGCAAGCCCGCTTGAGCCGCAAGTGGATGCGACGTGGACACCACGTTGCGCGCAAACACAGGCAAGCGTGTGGAGGTGTAGGGATTGCTGAAGTTGAACTGCATAAGGTTTTAAAAGGCCCGGAATGATCGATTGATTCAACCATAAAGAATTCAAAACTGAGTCATTCTTTGAGGTTCACAAATACATTAAATTAACACTATAGAATTAACTTAATTTGAATGATTTGACAATTTATTTGTCAAACCGTTGTTCTTGTTACTCCCCTTAATTACTCCTAAAGCAGCATCGCCATGTCAAACGTTTACACCTTCAAAGTTATCAAGCACGGTCAAGTGATTCTGCGTAAACAGATCAGCAATGGCACACGCAAAGGCATGGCAGCAACGGTGCTGCAAGCCGGACCAGATGTGACGTATGTCTTTCAGTCACAAGACGGCGCAAGTCCGATCAAAAAAATCATCACCAAAAAAGTCGGCAAAGATTTGCATCTGACAACTGAAGATGGCGATATCAATGCACCTGACATCATCATCGAGAACTATGCTGAGTTTGAACAAAACACAGCCTTTGCCACCACCCTGAGATCGGGTGGCTTGAGCTTCTTTGATACACAAAGCAACGGCATCTTCACATCCAGCTTATTTGGTGCAGAAAGTGGCATCACCAGTTTGGTGGCAAGCGGCGCGGAGACCACAAGTTTTCTGTCGCCTTTGGTTTTGGCCGGTGCGGGGGCTGTTGCATTGATAGCCGCCAAGTCATCTTCAAAATCAGACACAGCCGCGGTGCCTGATGCCAATGCAACCGCCTTGGCCAAAATTACCAGCTATGGGACAACGGGAACCACCGCGACACCAACGGTCAACGACTACACCGAAGCTGGCTTCAAAGACGTCACAAGCGGCAACGTCAGCGCCATCAATAACGCCATCGCCAGCGTCAAAGCCGACAGCAACGCCAAAGTGTCGGATGTGGTCACCGCCTATCTCAAAATATTGGCCGAAGCCAATGGCACCAACGCCGATGCCACACCCACTGCTGACCCATTGCTCAGCGACTACCAAGCACTCGGAGTGCAGCCACTCAACACACTGACAGACGCACAAAAACCCAACTACCTCAGCTTGCTCAATGACATTGTGAAAAATCGTTTGGTGGCGGACATCATCACAGTCGCCAAACTGAGCGCGTTGTCGGCGATGGCCGAAAAAATCATCCTCATCGCTGCAGGCAACACAGGAACGACCGCCACCACACTCACCGCAGCAGATTTTCAAACCATGGGA from Limnohabitans curvus carries:
- a CDS encoding gamma-glutamyltransferase family protein encodes the protein MQFNFSNPYTSTRLPVFARNVVSTSHPLAAQAGLRMLWQGGNAVDAAIAAAAAITLTEPVSCGLGSDAFCILWDGKELHGLNASGHAPQTWTPEYFKRKYGDDAKTPPKRGIDSVTVPGAVASWVAMSERFGKLPFEDLMQPAIEIAERGYLLPVVVQQKWAAATPELQNQPGFAQNFLPWGRAPNVGELFTFPAAAKGLRAIAKSKGQAFYGGEIAHAIEQFSTEHGGSITARDFANYKAEWVTPIAQNYRGYTLHEIPPNGQGIAALIALGILENFDIASLQVDGVDSQHLQIEAMKLAFADVYRYVAEPSAMEVTPAQMLDPSYLKSRARLIDMNRAQDFGAGNPVKGGTIYLSTADENGMMVSFIQSNYMGFGSGCVEPNFGISLQNRGHGFSLNAQGLNPANLVAPGKRPFHTIIPAFLSKDGQPVMSYGVMGANMQPQGHMQTLVRMLDYQQNPQAACDAPRWRYNAGLEINVEASLNHDTANGLQARGHQVGVINDNYQDFGAGQFIWRAGNPKVEGYVVASDARRDGLAAGF